The Toxorhynchites rutilus septentrionalis strain SRP chromosome 1, ASM2978413v1, whole genome shotgun sequence genome contains the following window.
ATTAACAGCATCCTCCGGCAAACCATCGATCAATTTCTTCCACGAATTACGTATAGTTTTGTCAGATATCTCCTCCCAAGAGGTTGCCAACCACGAAATACACTGTTGAAGATTAATCTTCTTCAATCGTTCATCGAAACTAAAGAGGAAAGTACATAAATAAAACCTCAattagaatttgaatttaaattttgaaaaagcacagacgaaaaactatcgtgcgcatagttttgtgtttatatttggaattaattacaaaaatttaatgtttaatatttggaaatttacCTTAAGTGTTCGTTTTCCAGAATTAATGCGAGCATCAGTTTTCTTTTATACTTTCGCTTGATTGCATTGATGACCGCTTGGTCCATCGGCTGGCATTCAGCAGTTACATTTGGTGGGAAGTAGATCACTTGAATCAGTCCATCGTCACTCTGTAGAGATTCGTCAACGTCATAATGACTGGTGCAATTATCAAGAACCAGCAATGCCTTTGGCTCtaatcctctctcggccgaaAATTTTCGAACAGCGGGGACAAACTCTTCGTGGAACCATTGACGGAACAACAGTCTGGtcatccaagcctttttggaatgATTATATGAAACGGGAAGTTCTTCGATGTTGATTCCTCGTGGTTTTGCAGCAGTGCAAATGAAATACAACGGAAGCTTTAGGGAACCATCTATGTTGGAGCAAGGCATAAACGTATACCTTGTCTTGTTTTGCTTCCGTCCGCTTGCCACGGTCTCATCACAGGTAACGACAGAGCGTGTGGCTAGGAGCTTGATGAACAAGGCAGAATCATCTGCATTAAAGACTTGGGATAGTGATAGCTGCATTTCCTGAATCTTCTTCTGTAGAACCTTCTTGAAATTTAGGTACGCTTCAACGTTTACCAATGCCTTTTCTCCTGTTACGGCTTTCACGCGCAATCCAAACCGCTGCTTAAAACGATGCATCCAGCCATCCGAAGCAGAAAAACCGTGCACCGCATAGAGCCCCCGGTCCTGGAACATCTTAAACAGCAGCTCCGCCTTTGCTTTAAGAATATCCACTGTCAACAAAATGTTGGACTGCCGCTGCTGTAAAATCCAGATGTAAATAGCTTCTTCCAGCAAAGGGAACGTCTGCTCTTtatgtttttcgattatttacacCATATTCCTTGAACTTGTCCACCGCCTCACGAATTGCTTCTTTCTTTTGGATTATTCTCGTGACCGTAGAAGATCctacgccgtacttcttcccaAGAAAGTCATGCGTACCACCTCCTGCTTCAAAATCTTCAATTATGCGAACCTTCTCCACCAGCGTCAGGAAATTGCTCCTCCGTTTCCGGTTAACGTTCGTACTGGATCCTTGCAAACCATCCATTTTGAGCCTGGCGATCGAAATGAACGTATATTAAATCTACGCTAATTTTAATATCAAACTTCATTAAGAACTTACCAATTAATCCAACCTAGAACGAAACTCAACCACGAATGAAATAAACGTCAGTGGTGTGAAAACTTTTCTGCGTTTCCCATAACAACAAACAATCGGTGTGACCCTCGATCGATTTTCGACTTTGACAGTTCAGCCCAACGAGTGAAAGTCTTTCACAAATTGGGCTAAGAGCTTAGTGCAACGAGTGAAATtcgactgtatatatatatatatatatatatatatatatatatatatatatatatatatatatatatatatatatatatatatatatatatatatatatatatatatatatatacaatttttttccgttatatatatatatatatatatatatatatatatatatatatatatataagttaactaCGAGACCAACCTTAACCCCCGAAGTGTCAACCCTGGGATGAACACGACTCCAAATTTACCTGAAGATAAGCAGTGCCCGCTCGAACAACTCAGAGCCCTACAAcagatacaacaacaacaagcagtTGCTCTCGAACTTTTAGAAAATAAGGAAACGATCCTAAATAAACAATGACAATGTTTGCCACACCGTAGTTAGACAGTAAAGATAAGCAACGAACAATAAGGACCGAAATAGCAATAAACGATTTAGATCATTAGCAGTATCTCACATTCAgggaaaacacaacacaatgccGATAATAGCAGCAATAAAAAAGATCGAAGGATCGATAGGGAAATATAGAACAAACAGGTAGAAATAGGAAGTTAGGAGTAAAATGtaatgatgaataaaaatcagttGGTATTTTAGCTTCAAGAGAACAACAtctcttttatttcaaatatatcacCTCCCGAACGTAAGTTATGTAACTGGCGCAGTCGAAAGCCCGGGGAGAGCGATAAATCGGTAAAAGTGTCAGTGCACGCATCGGAAAATCGAAGTGTGTGGTTCGCGACTcagtgcaaatcggaagaaTTTCGCCGcgagtgaagtgaacaaacgcAGCGATCAGGACGGAGCAACGTCGGACGAGAGATTTATTGCCACACCCGGAGCGAGCAACCTACCTGGACGCACCCGCTCGTAAGCACCACTGGCGGAACACCAGTTGGTTCGAGGTGAGTCACCCAAAGGGTTTTCTTACAAATCTTTCGCTTCCCTCTTTTCTATCTTTCGCTTCCCTCTATTTCATTCCAACTAACACTAGGATAAGAAACAAAAAGTTGAATTCCGACCATAAATAAGAGTAACAAGAGAAGAAAGAGTGATTCTCTCTAGCTAAATTGAATACCGGTCGTGAATAAGTGCGTAAAAACGTAATTAGTGCCAACCAATTAGTTTATGATTACAAGAAAAATGGCCGACGAAATCCAGAAAAGGATTGACGAGCTTCTAGCTCAACTGGAACTTCAGAGAACAAAAATCGCCGGGTTGGAGGCAATCACTGCTTCAACTAGCGGAAATAATGGCCAATCGCCCCCTACTAGCTCATTAGGGAAGATTATGGCAACAAAATTTGATGGATCCCGAGTACCGGACGCGATCAAGATGATCCCCTCCTACAACGGCGATCCTAAAACCCTTTCATCCTGGCTCAATTCAGTAGATAGCAAACTCGAATTTGCTAAAAAACTGTGTCCCACGCCAGAAGAGCAGAATAAAGCTTTACCCTTATGGTACAGCATTATTCGAGATAAAGTCGTTGATAAAGCCAATGACGTGTTGGTGCAGAACCACACATCCACCGATTGGCTTGAAATAAAACACTCGAAGAATACTTTGGAGATAAAAGGGACTTAAGCACCTTAATCaccaaaataaattatttgcaacaaaactcaaaaactatagaggaattttataatgaatGTCGAGAGCTACTAGCCGACATCACTGCAAAAATATTGTTGCATCAAGAAATGCGCATTTGCGCTAGAACCCTGACAGAAAATTACGAATGTATGATAACTAATGCATTCATGGACGGGTTAAGAGAACCGTATTCGACACTTGTTAGAGTGTCGCGTCCAGGAAATTTGAACGAAGCACGTCAAAATGCTACCGAACAATTTAACGCAGCTCAACGAAAAAAGGAAAGGAACAATAAAACAGTAGTAGCAccacaaaaaatagtttttagacCATCAATGCCGCAGTATAACACTAGgcaaaataataaatacccAGCTCCACTCCACTTTTCCCAACCATCATTCAAAAGGCAACCCTCTCAGAATCTACAATACCAGAAACCTTCTTTTCAAAACACACAATTCCAAAGGCCATTCTATCCAAATCTCCAgtttcaaaaacaaacaattccATATATTAAATCTGATCCATCAGGACAGCCCAAACAACAAGTACCTTTTAAAAAGTGGGGAGCTCAATTAAACAATTGCGAAACTACGCAATATAAAAATTACGAACAGCGTCATGAGCACTCGCAAGAGCACTGTGCTTCAGAACAAAATTACGAAACAATTGTGATGCCAATCAATACAAATGAATACGAGAACACTCCAGAAAACATAGAACCAGATATGACGgaagaattaaattttcattcagcctTCGACCACCAGACAGGAGACTAGTAAACAATTTTCTTCCGTTTCTTGAGATAAGTCTTAAGAATCGGAAACCGCTCCGATTACTGATTGATACGGGAGCAAATAAAAACTATATCACCCCAAATATAGTTCCAAAACCAGCAATAGATCGAGGCCCTagacataaaattaaaaatatcaacggaACTCATGACGTCGAGGAATTTACGCTTTTCAATCCATTTGCAAAATTTTCAGAGGATATTCCGTCTCAAAAGTTTTTTCTATTCAAATTTCATAACTATTTCGATGGATTGATCGGTTTTGAAACCCTTCGGTCATTAAATGCAATTATTGATACCGCGTCAAATTCATTACAGATAGGAAGCTTTACTATACCCTTACACAAAAAATTTCCTGACACAATCACACTTAACGCTAATGAAACACAAGTAGTTACCATTCCTACCTCAAAACCAAACGGCGATTTCTTGATTGAACATGAAGTAGCAATAGCCCCTATGATTGGTATACTAGCTGGACTATACCACTATCATGATCAGAAGGCTTATGTCATGATACACAACTACGATTCAgacaataaacaaataaatatttgtGACCTAATAGAAGTTGAAATTAATAACTTCGAAACGCAGTCATCCTTCTATCCACTCGTGCCCCAAAACGAGCACAAGTATCTTTTTAACAAAATAAGAcacgaaaatttgaataatgaaGAAAGGCAAAGGCTTTTCAAACTTCTCCACCAATTTCAAGACGTATTTTATAATGATGGAGAAAAACTAACATTTACAAACGCTACTCGACATCACATTAACACTGTGGATGAACTTCCCGTCTATTCGAAAACCTATCGCTACCCATTTTGCCAGAAGGAGGAGGTTCAGCAGCAGGTAAATCAAATGCTAGAACAAGGTATTATTCGAGCTTCAGATAGCCCTTATAATTCACCCGTCTGGATTGTACCTAAGAAGCTTGATGCTTCCGGACAACGGAAATGGAGATTGGTGATTGATTATCGCAAGCTTAAtaccaaaacggtggacgatcGATACCCGATCCCAAATATCACCGATATACTAGATAAACTGGGAAAATGTCAGTATTTTTCCACCCTTGATTTAACATCAGGATTCCACCAAATCGAAATTGACTCAAAAGACATTCGTAAAACAGCATTTAGTGTTGATGGAGGACACTACGAGTTTATTCGGATGCCTTTCGGCTTGAAGAATGCACCCGCTACCTTTCAAAGGGTAATGGATAACATTCTTAGAAAGCACATTGGAACACGATGCTTAGTTTACATGGATTATATAATCATCTTCGCAACTAGCCTACAAGAGCACTTGTTAAACCTGAAATTAATTCTAGAAACCCTCAGAGTGTTCAATATGAAGATACAAGTTGATAAGTGCGAGTTTCTTCAGAAAGAAGTTGCGTTTCTAGGACATGTAATAACCTCTGAAGGAGTGAAACCCAATCCCGGAAAAATCAACGTAATTAAACAATGGCCAATACCGAAAAACGAGAAGGAACTAAAAGGGTTCCTTGGAGTAATCGGATACTATAGAAAATTTATCAGAGATTTTGCGAAAATTGCAAAACCTCTTACGCAACAACTTCGTAAGGGCGAGAAGATCAAACACACAAGTGAGTTCATCTCAGCCTTCAACCGTTGTAAGGACATTTTAACAAGTAGCCATGTCCTCCAATACCCTGACTTTTCCAAACGCTTTATACTTACCACTGATGCATCGAATTATGCATTAGGTGCAGTTTTATCCCAAGGCCCTATCGGTAAAGACAAACCCATTGCCTTCGCATCACGCACCCTAAGCAAAACCGAAGAAAAATATTCAGCCATTGAAAAAGAACTCCTCGCCATTGATTGGGCATGTAAATATTTCAGGCCATACTTATACGGTCGGAAGTTCACGTTATATACCGACCACAAACCATTGACATACGCACTCAATTTAAAAACTCCAAACGACAGACTCATACGCATGAAACTGCGTCTGGAAGAATTCGACTACGAGATTCAATACCGTTCCGGCAAACAAAATGTAGTAGCCGACGGGTTATCGCGAGTCACTCAAGAGttaaattcaaatgaaacagaatCGTTACCGGATGCATCAACCGCACGTTCCACAGATTCTGACAATGACACCCCTATAAGAATGACCGAATCTCCACttaactttttcaaacatcaaatttttatcaAGAAGGGAGATAGAAATACTGAAACATTAGAACAAATTTTCCCAGGAGTCCAAAGACGCACTTTGATGAGAGCAACATTTGGTGTCTCTATAGCTATAAAGATATTTCGGGACTATATGCATTCTTCAAGAGTTAACTGCATTCTTTGCCCGGAAGAATGGGTAAATACCCTACAAGCAACATATAGGAACCACTTCTCTCGTgcaaaatcatttaaaattgTATTAACACAATCCATATTGCAGGACCTTACCACTATAGAAGAACAAGATAGAGTTATAGAAGCCACACACGGCAGAGCCCACCGAGGAATAGAAGAAAACCAATCAGCAATTGCGAGAAATTTCTACTTCCCTCGAATGAGAGACAGGATACAGAAATTTATCAACTTTTGTGTCACCTGTCTTGAATGTAAGTACGAAAGAAATCCCTACAAAATAACCTTTTCAGATACCCCAATTCCACAAAAACCTTTAGACATTCTTCATGTTGATATCTACATTTCCTCTCCGAATCTTTTTATAACAGCCATTGACAAATTGTCAAGATACGCTATCCTTATACCTCTAAAATCCCGCTCTATACCCGATGTTAAGAAAGGCATTACCAAACTTCTCACTACTTACGGAACCCCTAAAATGATAGTCTATGATAATGAGGTTGCTTTCAAATCCCCAGAAATTCAAGGACTTCTCCAAAGACTGAATGTTGAATCATATTTTACACCTTCTGGACATAGTGAGGTGAATGGTATCGTAGAACGATTTCATTCAACTCTTACCGAAATCTTTTTATGcatgaaacaaaaatatacCGATATGTCAGCAAAAGATTTGTACAAAATAGCAACTGCATTATACAATAGCACGATTCATTCAGCAACAAAGTTGAAACCAATCGAGATCTTTTTTGGTATCAAAGATGGCGATGAACGCCCATTGAACATAGATAGAATCTTAGAAAACAGAAATCAAATTTTCGACGAAGTcataaataaaattcaacaaTATCAAGAAAAAACAAGAGAAAGACACAATTTAAAAAGAGAGGAAGAACCTGTCCTAAACGAAAATGAAATAGTTTACCAAAAAGCACAAGGCATAAAATCTAAACGAAAACCAAAATATAGAAAACAAAAGGTCAAGCGAAATTATAGGAAAACATTCACAGactatagaaacattaaaattcataaaagtaaaattaaaagaagaagaaaacgttagttgattatttttcaatagaGAGAGAATGTAAGGTCCAAGTAGGAATAATCAAGATCATCCATCCAATTAATTTAACTACAATCGAAAATACGATTGATACATTAAGTAGTACTTCATATCAAAGATTAACCAATACAAATCCACTTGCAAACATCATCAAGTACAAAGTTCAGCAACTGTACACAACGTTCTACGGATTGAAATCCAGAAAACCTCGAAACAGACGTTGGGACATCATTGGCACAGTATTCAAAT
Protein-coding sequences here:
- the LOC129763036 gene encoding jerky protein homolog-like; translated protein: MPCSNIDGSLKLPLYFICTAAKPRGINIEELPVSYNHSKKAWMTRLLFRQWFHEEFVPAVRKFSAERGLEPKALLVLDNCTSHYDVDESLQSDDGLIQVIYFPPNVTAECQPMDQAVINAIKRKYKRKLMLALILENEHLSFDERLKKINLQQCISWLATSWEEISDKTIRNSWKKLIDGLPEDAVNVDSKAADDDFKALVSRIDSLAGTKTSEQDIDLWIKDQVYDADHNPDWVTSEVFSDDEILSSVLKKDQPEMQEEWLVDTEDGSNSFDTSITSTGDPDFGDAIKSIDCLVRYMKHDVAEVCHLNALRSKITEVEWLKRAC